A single region of the Veillonellales bacterium genome encodes:
- a CDS encoding acetylornithine transaminase, translating into MEKQQVMELDRQYYMPVFARYPIVLSHGEGPYVYDNEGKKYLDFLGGIAVNVLGHGHPKLVAAIARQAGRMIHCSNLYYTEEQATLAKTLAGLSGMDRVFLGNSGAEANEGALKLARKYGKTIDAGKVEIITADHCFHGRTLATLTATAQPKYQHGYEPLPQGFRYVPYNDLAALEAAMSKKTCAVLLEPIQGEGGINVPDDGYLPGVRKLCDQYGALLIFDEIQSGMGRTGKLFAFQNFDVMPDIVTMAKGLGGGVPIGAFLAKEKVAQAFKSGDHGTTFGGNPLACAAANAVLAVMADEKLLDNANKMGAYMISELKKLQQKYPAIISEVRGKGLLIGAQLALPGREIVEQCLTKGIIINCTAGSVLRFVPPLNITEQHIDQVIATMDQVLSGQ; encoded by the coding sequence ACCCTATGTTTATGATAACGAGGGTAAAAAATATTTGGATTTTCTCGGCGGTATTGCCGTAAACGTACTGGGACACGGTCATCCCAAGCTGGTGGCGGCCATTGCCAGGCAGGCCGGCAGAATGATTCATTGCTCCAACTTATATTATACGGAAGAACAAGCCACCCTGGCGAAAACCTTAGCCGGCCTCAGCGGCATGGATCGGGTGTTTCTTGGCAACAGCGGCGCTGAAGCGAATGAAGGTGCGCTTAAGTTGGCCCGCAAATACGGCAAAACCATTGATGCGGGGAAAGTGGAGATTATTACCGCCGATCATTGCTTTCACGGACGGACGCTGGCGACATTAACGGCGACAGCTCAGCCCAAATATCAGCATGGCTATGAACCGCTGCCTCAAGGATTTCGTTATGTTCCTTACAATGATCTGGCAGCGCTGGAAGCAGCTATGTCAAAAAAGACGTGTGCGGTACTGCTGGAACCTATTCAGGGCGAGGGAGGCATTAATGTTCCTGACGACGGCTATTTGCCGGGGGTGCGGAAATTATGCGATCAGTACGGCGCGCTGCTGATCTTCGACGAGATTCAAAGCGGCATGGGGCGTACCGGAAAGCTATTCGCTTTTCAGAACTTCGACGTGATGCCGGACATTGTTACGATGGCAAAAGGGCTGGGCGGCGGTGTTCCCATTGGCGCCTTTTTGGCAAAAGAGAAGGTCGCTCAGGCCTTTAAGTCCGGCGATCATGGCACAACCTTTGGCGGCAATCCGCTGGCCTGTGCGGCGGCCAACGCGGTACTGGCGGTTATGGCGGACGAAAAGCTGCTGGATAATGCCAATAAAATGGGTGCTTACATGATCAGTGAATTGAAAAAGCTGCAGCAAAAGTATCCGGCCATTATCAGTGAGGTTCGCGGCAAAGGCTTGTTGATTGGCGCACAACTGGCCCTGCCGGGCCGGGAGATTGTCGAGCAGTGTTTGACAAAAGGAATTATTATCAATTGTACGGCAGGCAGTGTTCTCCGGTTTGTCCCGCCGTTAAATATTACAGAGCAGCACATTGATCAGGTCATTGCTACCATGGATCAAGTACTTAGCGGACAATAA